From one Thermococcus celericrescens genomic stretch:
- a CDS encoding ferritin family protein, with product MRLGELLERLVWQENELYNLHKLGETFAAFERPDLVETFQLMAEEELRHRRTLEAMLAEGSLKGTAVIDYLDSLSLEPMLGDERAKPESLEELVLDALVREKHAYELYTKLAQIVDGSLGHIFKMMAGEELKHAYRLKLVYETL from the coding sequence ATGAGACTCGGGGAACTTCTTGAGAGGCTAGTCTGGCAGGAGAACGAGCTGTACAACCTCCATAAGCTCGGTGAGACCTTCGCCGCCTTCGAGAGGCCCGATCTGGTGGAGACATTTCAGCTGATGGCCGAGGAGGAGCTGAGGCACAGGAGAACCCTCGAGGCAATGCTCGCGGAGGGCAGTTTGAAGGGAACCGCGGTCATAGACTACCTCGACTCCCTGTCCCTCGAACCGATGCTGGGTGATGAGAGGGCAAAGCCCGAGAGCCTTGAGGAACTGGTGCTCGACGCCCTCGTGAGGGAGAAGCACGCCTACGAGCTCTACACAAAGCTCGCTCAGATAGTGGACGGTTCCCTGGGACACATATTCAAAATGATGGCCGGGGAGGAGCTAAAACACGCCTACCGACTTAAACTGGTCTACGAAACCCTTTGA
- a CDS encoding HAD-IIA family hydrolase produces the protein MRRKISLIFDMDGVLYRGNKPVDGARELIEFLKDTGVPFIFLTNNSTKDPSMYREKLISMGIDVPEEAIVTSGLATRLYMEKHLKPGKIFVIGGEGLRREMERLGWGIIGVDEARNGGWKEVKYVVVGLDPELTYEKLKYATLAVRNGAGFIGTNPDTTYPAEDGIHPGAGAIIAALRASTGVEPLVIGKPNEPAFEVARERLRRFGDVDEIWMVGDRLDTDIVFAKRFGMKALMVLTGVNTPGDIEKTGIAPNIILPSVRELLDYLKTFVEASE, from the coding sequence ATGCGGAGAAAAATCAGCCTGATCTTCGACATGGACGGCGTTCTCTACAGGGGGAACAAACCGGTTGACGGTGCCAGGGAGCTGATAGAATTCCTGAAGGACACGGGCGTTCCGTTCATCTTCCTCACCAACAACTCCACAAAGGACCCCTCCATGTACCGGGAGAAGCTCATCTCGATGGGGATAGACGTCCCCGAGGAGGCGATAGTAACCTCCGGCCTGGCAACGAGGCTCTACATGGAAAAACACCTTAAACCAGGAAAAATCTTCGTCATCGGCGGGGAAGGGCTGCGCAGGGAGATGGAGCGCCTCGGATGGGGTATCATTGGTGTCGATGAAGCCAGAAACGGCGGATGGAAAGAAGTCAAATACGTCGTCGTAGGGCTCGACCCGGAGCTGACCTACGAGAAGCTCAAGTACGCCACGCTGGCGGTAAGGAACGGCGCTGGGTTCATAGGCACCAACCCCGACACCACGTACCCCGCGGAGGACGGCATCCACCCAGGGGCAGGGGCGATAATAGCCGCGTTGAGGGCCTCAACGGGTGTGGAGCCGCTGGTGATAGGCAAGCCAAACGAACCGGCCTTCGAGGTGGCCAGGGAGAGGCTGAGGAGGTTCGGGGACGTTGATGAAATCTGGATGGTCGGCGACAGGCTCGACACCGACATCGTCTTCGCCAAACGCTTCGGCATGAAAGCCCTAATGGTCCTGACGGGCGTAAACACGCCGGGAGATATTGAGAAAACCGGCATAGCCCCAAACATCATCCTTCCGAGCGTGAGGGAGCTCCTCGACTACCTGAAGACCTTCGTGGAGGCATCGGAATGA
- a CDS encoding TasA family protein, translated as MKPKAVVILGILAVLLATTAGKALFTDAVTSRGTVETGEFSIGISKDGSKFYRDVKAFEFSDIKPGDEKTVVLTVKNRGDMPVSKVSLTFHVQDYEAGELSPSEKTVDNTPDKGELSKNLVVTEVAVEGPNGEHTVKEAAGVSLAELSGKNIPIFRGSLTPGQTMRIRIRFALPKTVGNECQTDGVKVNLTVSAEQ; from the coding sequence ATGAAACCAAAGGCCGTCGTTATTTTGGGGATCCTGGCCGTCCTCCTAGCCACAACCGCGGGGAAGGCACTCTTTACGGACGCTGTAACGTCCAGAGGAACCGTGGAAACAGGGGAATTCTCAATAGGGATAAGCAAAGACGGATCCAAGTTCTACAGGGACGTGAAGGCATTTGAGTTCTCCGACATAAAGCCCGGGGACGAAAAAACCGTAGTCCTCACCGTGAAGAACAGGGGAGACATGCCGGTATCAAAGGTGTCTCTAACGTTCCACGTTCAGGACTACGAGGCAGGTGAACTTTCCCCCTCGGAGAAGACCGTCGACAATACGCCCGACAAAGGGGAGCTCAGCAAAAATCTGGTTGTAACTGAAGTGGCCGTTGAGGGGCCAAACGGTGAGCACACTGTGAAGGAGGCCGCTGGAGTAAGCTTAGCCGAGCTGAGCGGGAAGAATATCCCAATCTTCAGGGGTTCCTTAACCCCGGGACAAACCATGAGGATAAGGATACGCTTCGCCCTGCCCAAGACCGTTGGAAACGAATGCCAGACGGACGGGGTAAAGGTGAACCTGACGGTAAGCGCGGAGCAGTGA